The Mytilus galloprovincialis chromosome 4, xbMytGall1.hap1.1, whole genome shotgun sequence genome contains a region encoding:
- the LOC143073279 gene encoding uncharacterized protein LOC143073279 yields the protein MDESTAVKGAEDAILTNDLEKLKNIISGLGSIKDFTQENATNLISKQLYNAVQKANIEMVKFLVEKGANINYVDCFKQSVLGAAISKNVPDIENIVEFLLENGADINHENINGQSDFMYLMDSDKLTYSYLLDVIDSVSNVHEKNFRTGGSFLHITGERVHDKNRVDMLKKLLKMGLDVHFLDNNDDSPLHVMCGIACYSSIMFLLANGADIQARNRLGETVLHYLACSNEFDGYSDSLKLLIDSGVDMNELDYAGRTSVHHSLLSKDTTPKAVKELIKYGVKINVQDCLGQNEISFAVQKVDLLEYTEVSDFERRCEVIKMLSQENVDINNADIYGITPLHLSTTFGPGDLDILVTLLDIGVDVTRKTKTGATALHWACKVYNMAHVLIFTYRQNGFNVDVTDKYGSTALHWAVWYRNVQACQSLLQCGADVNIQDMAGKTAIDLATTLHLDDFHSLMTTYKTMDSLELQEPVLKCNGRDPIFCCPLLKYIRKENDIANVEEYIEHVNRHKISLCKSINIVLGSSNMGMFYEIEENITVPEKIDNLMQLLSARVTDKNKLFRCELRLAGSSLEGTKVRLRDEFDYLWCLKEFGVAFVPVESTAYPESFVKLRLKDDRNCLRFSHYINHENFLDCKLLTRHLYSLLNEEIKKILKDQIDFVCLKFLNEISHGTSSLVLCYFGCQAKSFPISIDVVPTVWFDGWTPVEFPVGHSHLLHDNSNDLMFSVVFKTPDMFHVKDYTTFYRISYAYIEQNILKSIPFHIKKGYIILKSLCETGYFPKTIDHDKNRTLEKYITTYHLKTCFLHELENAKRGKDSDFEVCPENAKESYNISIQWAKKILDHMGKCFRKGSLPSFFNPSKSLVSYEGMGHDGMIEQDLFLQQISLFEQLINTAAESELLCS from the coding sequence ATGGACGAATCAACCGCAGTAAAAGGTGCAGAAGACGCTATTTTAACAAATGACTTAGAGAAACTAAAGAATATAATTTCCGGGTTAGGCAGTATAAAAGATTTTACACAAGAGAATGCGACGAACTTGATTAGCAAACAACTTTACAATGCTGTTCAAAAGGCCAATATAGAAATGGTAAAATTTCTTGTAGAGAAAGGTGCAAATATCAATTACGTAGATTGCTTCAAGCAGTCTGTTTTGGGCGCAGCAATTTCCAAAAATGTTCCTGACATTGAGAATATTGTAGAGTTCTTATTAGAAAACGGAGCTGATATTAATCACGAAAACATTAATGGTCAATCTGATTTTATGTATTTAATGGATAGCGATAAACTAACATATAGCTATTTGTTGGACGTTATTGATAGTGTCAGCAACGTACATGAGAAAAATTTCCGAACTGGCGGTAGTTTTCTACATATTACCGGCGAGCGTGTTCATGATAAAAACAGAGTTGATATGcttaaaaaattattgaaaatggGGTTGGACGTTCATTTTTTAGACAACAATGACGATTCGCCGCTCCATGTTATGTGTGGTATTGCATGTTATAGTTCGATAATGTTTCTTTTAGCGAATGGTGCGGACATTCAAGCGAGAAACAGATTAGGTGAGACAGTCTTGCATTATCTCGCGTGTAGTAACGAATTTGATGGCTACTCCGATTCTCTGAAACTATTGATAGACAGTGGTGTTGATATGAATGAGTTAGACTATGCAGGGAGAACATCTGTTCACCATTCTTTGCTGTCGAAGGATACAACACCCAAGGCTGTCAAGGAATTAATAAAATACGGTGTAAAAATTAATGTGCAGGATTGTTTAGGACAAAATGAAATTTCATTTGCAGTTCAAAAAGTTGACCTATTAGAATATACAGAAGTTTCTGATTTTGAACGTCGCTGTGAAGTTATCAAAATGTTATCACAGGAAAATGTTGATATAAACAATGCTGATATTTATGGTATTACACCACTCCATCTGTCTACAACCTTTGGACCAGGTGACCTGGATATACTAGTCACATTGCTTGACATAGGAGTAGATGTTACGAGAAAAACAAAAACGGGAGCTACAGCTCTTCACTGGGCATGTAAAGTGTACAACATGGcccatgttttgatttttacgtACCGACAAAATGGCTTCAATGTAGATGTTACAGACAAATATGGCTCAACAGCACTTCATTGGGCTGTTTGGTATAGAAATGTGCAAGCATGTCAGAGTTTACTACAGTGTGGTGCCGATGTAAATATTCAAGACATGGCGGGAAAAACGGCAATTGACCTGGCAACAACTTTACACCTTGATGATTTTCACAGTTTGATGACCACATATAAAACCATGGATTCGCTTGAACTTCAAGAACCTGTTTTAAAATGTAATGGAAGAGATCCCATATTTTGTTGCCCACTTTTAAAatacataagaaaagaaaatgacaTAGCCAATGTCGAAGAATATATCGAGCACGTCAACCGTCACAAGATTTCTCTGTGTAAATCTATTAATATTGTGTTAGGATCTTCTAATATGGGCATGTTCTATGAAATTGAGGAAAATATCACTGTTCCAGagaaaattgataatttgatGCAATTGCTTTCCGCCAGAGTGACtgataaaaataagttatttCGTTGTGAACTTCGATTGGCTGGTAGTTCATTAGAAGGAACAAAAGTAAGACTTCGAGATGAATTCGATTACCTTTGGTGTTTGAAAGAATTCGGAGTGGCATTCGTTCCTGTTGAGTCTACTGCATATCCTGAAAGTTTTGTTAAACTTCGATTAAAGGATGATCGAAATTGCCTTCGATTTTCTCATTACATTAACCATGAAAACTTTCTAGACTGCAAGTTACTTACTCGGCATCTATATAGTTTATTAAACGAAGAGATTAAGAAAATTCTTAAAGACCAAATTGATTTCGTATGTCTGAAATTTTTGAATGAAATCTCTCATGGTACTTCTAGTTTGGTGTTATGTTATTTCGGATGTCAAGCAAAGTCATTCCCAATATCAATAGATGTCGTTCCTACTGTTTGGTTTGATGGATGGACTCCTGTAGAATTTCCTGTGGGACATTCACACTTGCTACATGATAATTCAAATGATCTAATGTTTTCAGTTGTCTTTAAGACACCAGACATGTTTCATGTTAAAGATTATACCACGTTTTATCGAATATCGTATGCGTACAttgaacaaaatatattaaaatcaataCCATTCcatattaagaagggatatattATCCTGAAATCGCTCTGTGAAACAGGATATTTTCCAAAGACCATCGATCACGATAAAAACAGaacattagaaaaatatattacaaCTTATCATCTTAAAACATGTTTCTTGCATGAATTGGAAAATGCTAAACGAGGGAAAGATTCAGATTTCGAGGTTTGTCCGGAAAACGCCAAAGAAAGTTACAATATTTCAATTCAATGGGCCAAAAAAATTCTTGACCACATGGGGAAATGTTTTCGTAAAGGATCTTTACCTTCATTTTTCAATCCGAGTAAGAGTTTAGTGAGTTACGAAGGAATGGGTCACGATGGCATGATAGAACAAGACTTATTCCTGCAACAGATATCGTTGTTCGAACAACTGATTAATACTGCTGCTGAGTCTGAACTGTTATGCAGTTGA